From one Nocardioides scoriae genomic stretch:
- a CDS encoding SDR family NAD(P)-dependent oxidoreductase, producing MTHLDLSGRTALVTGGAQGLGEGMAQALARAGARVVVADLQDDLGAEVADGLEGDGHGFVHLDVTDEASWENAVTAAASDFGGLDVLVNNAGVEITSLVTEIDPADVRTMLEVNVLGTALGLKHGLRTMRPDGLAGRGGSIVNISSVAATIAFPGIPVYSATKSAVDRLTRVAAMESGKLGYGVRVNCVYPGLVPTAMGQGLAVDMAALGLFESPEAAVAAVVDLTPSGRLGEVADMADAVVFLASDASRFVNGAGLPVDGGMGM from the coding sequence ATGACCCACCTCGACCTCAGCGGACGGACCGCCCTCGTCACCGGCGGGGCCCAGGGCCTCGGCGAGGGCATGGCCCAGGCGCTGGCCCGGGCCGGTGCCCGCGTCGTCGTCGCCGACCTGCAGGACGACCTCGGCGCCGAGGTCGCCGACGGCCTCGAGGGGGACGGCCACGGCTTCGTGCACCTCGACGTGACCGACGAGGCGAGCTGGGAGAACGCCGTCACGGCGGCCGCGTCGGACTTCGGGGGCCTCGACGTGCTGGTGAACAACGCCGGCGTGGAGATCACCAGCCTCGTCACCGAGATCGACCCGGCCGACGTCCGCACCATGCTCGAGGTCAACGTGCTGGGCACGGCCCTGGGCCTCAAGCACGGCCTGCGCACGATGCGGCCCGACGGCCTCGCGGGCCGCGGCGGCAGCATCGTCAACATCTCCTCGGTCGCGGCGACCATCGCCTTCCCGGGCATCCCGGTCTACTCGGCCACCAAGTCGGCCGTCGACCGGCTCACCCGGGTCGCGGCCATGGAGTCGGGCAAGCTCGGGTACGGCGTGCGGGTCAACTGCGTCTACCCCGGGCTGGTGCCCACCGCGATGGGTCAGGGCCTCGCGGTCGACATGGCAGCGCTGGGCCTGTTCGAGTCGCCGGAGGCCGCCGTGGCGGCGGTGGTCGACCTGACCCCGTCGGGCCGGCTGGGCGAGGTCGCCGACATGGCCGACGCCGTGGTCTTCCTGGCCTCCGACGCCTCCCGGTTCGTCAACGGCGCCGGCCTGCCCGTCGACGGCGGGATGGGGATGTGA
- a CDS encoding alpha-hydroxy-acid oxidizing protein, which produces MTTTDRPPATAPTPAPGRGRDRQTAVYRAGVVGRRPRVPVDAAALQAAASRTMSRRARAYVDGGAGEGATMRHNREAFDRWRVVPRVLHATTHRDLSRRVLATDLAAPLLLAPVGAGALVRPDSDLLIARGAAATGTPYVFSSQGCNPMEDTAAEMGTTPFWYQLYWSTHEPLVDSMIGRAEALGAQALVVTLDTTVLGWRPQDLSLGSLPFARGEGIAQYTSDPAFLALLRERVAAAQGPAEKVDVTLAAVRSLVSMTRRFPGRFVDNLRSPEPRAAVETFLGTYSNPALSWDHLATLRHRTSLPVVLKGVLHPDDAERALEAGIDAIVVSNHGGRQVDRSVASLDALVAIRDRVGPDPTVLLDSGVRTGADVFVALALGADACLLGRPHLYGLALAGAEGVAEVVENVVAELDLTMGLVGAATLDDIGRGLLVEGR; this is translated from the coding sequence ATGACCACCACGGATCGACCCCCCGCGACGGCCCCCACCCCCGCCCCGGGACGGGGACGCGACCGGCAGACGGCCGTCTACCGCGCCGGGGTCGTCGGGCGCCGGCCCCGGGTGCCGGTCGACGCGGCGGCGCTGCAGGCGGCGGCGTCGCGGACGATGTCGCGACGGGCACGGGCCTACGTCGACGGCGGGGCCGGCGAGGGTGCCACGATGCGCCACAACCGCGAGGCCTTCGACCGCTGGCGGGTGGTCCCCCGGGTGCTGCACGCCACCACCCACCGCGACCTCTCGCGCCGGGTCCTGGCCACCGACCTCGCCGCCCCGCTGCTGCTGGCCCCGGTCGGTGCCGGCGCGCTGGTCCGGCCCGACAGCGACCTGCTGATCGCGCGCGGCGCGGCGGCCACCGGCACGCCGTACGTCTTCTCCTCGCAGGGGTGCAACCCGATGGAGGACACGGCGGCGGAGATGGGCACGACGCCGTTCTGGTACCAGCTCTACTGGTCGACCCACGAGCCGCTCGTCGACTCGATGATCGGCCGCGCCGAGGCCCTCGGCGCGCAGGCGCTGGTGGTCACGCTCGACACCACGGTGCTGGGCTGGCGGCCGCAGGACCTCTCGCTCGGCTCGCTGCCCTTCGCGCGCGGCGAGGGCATCGCGCAGTACACCTCCGACCCGGCCTTCCTGGCCCTGCTGCGCGAGCGGGTCGCCGCCGCGCAGGGCCCGGCCGAGAAGGTCGACGTCACCCTGGCCGCGGTCCGCAGCCTGGTGTCGATGACGCGGCGGTTCCCGGGCCGGTTCGTCGACAACCTGCGCTCGCCGGAGCCGCGCGCGGCGGTCGAGACCTTCCTCGGCACCTACTCCAACCCGGCCCTCTCGTGGGACCACCTCGCGACCCTGCGCCACCGCACGTCGCTGCCCGTGGTGCTCAAGGGCGTGCTCCACCCCGACGACGCCGAGCGCGCCCTGGAGGCCGGCATCGACGCGATCGTGGTCTCCAACCACGGCGGCCGCCAGGTCGACCGCTCCGTCGCCTCGCTCGACGCCCTGGTCGCGATCCGCGACCGCGTCGGCCCCGACCCGACCGTGCTGCTCGACAGCGGCGTGCGCACCGGCGCCGACGTCTTCGTGGCCCTCGCCCTCGGCGCCGACGCCTGCCTGCTCGGCCGCCCGCACCTCTACGGCCTCGCGCTCGCGGGCGCCGAGGGCGTGGCCGAGGTCGTCGAGAACGTCGTCGCCGAGCTCGACCTCACCATGGGCCTCGTCGGCGCCGCCACCCTCGACGACATC